From one Bradyrhizobium sp. Ash2021 genomic stretch:
- a CDS encoding NAD(P)-dependent oxidoreductase: MPRILITGAAGAIGTSLRKLLAPVYPDLLLSDLKAPADLGRHEKFKAADLADLAQVEAICEGVDGILHFGGYSVEGPWDGILQANIIGVYNLFEAARRQGVKRVVFASSNHAIGFYPRHHRIGTDVTARPDSRYGVSKVFGEALGALYADKHGLKVTCLRIGNFGEKPLDHRRLSIWLKPEDLAQLCRIGLDHPDIHFEIFYGASDNERGWWDNHRAHDLGYRPTGRAEDFREHAMAEQAKLKPDPIGDFYQGGGFCSIEFDGDTSRIV, translated from the coding sequence ATGCCACGCATATTGATAACCGGCGCCGCCGGGGCCATCGGCACAAGCCTGCGCAAGCTGTTAGCGCCCGTCTATCCGGATCTGCTGCTGAGCGATCTGAAGGCGCCGGCCGATCTCGGCAGACACGAAAAATTCAAGGCGGCCGATCTCGCCGACCTCGCCCAGGTCGAGGCGATCTGCGAGGGCGTCGACGGCATCCTGCATTTCGGCGGCTATTCGGTCGAAGGGCCCTGGGACGGCATCCTGCAGGCCAACATCATCGGCGTCTACAATCTGTTCGAGGCCGCGCGCCGGCAAGGCGTCAAGCGCGTGGTGTTCGCCTCCTCCAACCATGCGATCGGCTTCTACCCGAGGCATCACCGGATCGGTACCGATGTCACCGCGCGGCCGGACAGCCGCTACGGCGTCAGCAAGGTGTTCGGCGAAGCGCTCGGCGCGCTCTATGCCGACAAGCACGGGCTCAAGGTCACCTGCCTTCGCATCGGCAATTTCGGCGAAAAGCCGCTGGATCACCGGCGGCTGTCGATCTGGCTGAAGCCCGAAGATCTGGCGCAGCTCTGCCGGATCGGGCTCGACCATCCCGACATCCACTTCGAGATTTTCTACGGCGCCTCCGACAACGAGCGCGGCTGGTGGGACAATCATCGCGCCCACGATCTCGGCTACCGGCCGACCGGCAGGGCCGAGGATTTCCGCGAGCACGCGATGGCCGAGCAGGCCAAGCTCAAGCCGGATCCGATCGGCGATTTCTACCAGGGTGGCGGGTTCTGCAGCATCGA